GCCAGCGCACGGATGATGTCGCGTCTACTCACTGAGCGGTTTGTGTTCACGTCCCCTCCGCGCCTTCGCGCCTATGCGCCCCTCGCGCGGGGCGCAGCACACAGTCTCACTTACAATGGGATGCGCAATCCCGACCTGCGCAGTCGGGATTTAGAGTACGAGGCGTGGTGTGGCCTTGTCAAGAGGGCACGGCTCACATAGGGCAGCCTAGGGTTTGGCACTGGGGCGCGGATCACGACCGCGATTCGGCGGTGGATACGTGGGCCGGCCGGCGGCGCGCGACGATACACGGGGTGATCGCGTCGGCGAGCGCATCGAACGCGTCGCGGATCGCGACGCCGGGCGTGCTCCCCTCGCCGGTGGCGGTCAGGTCGCGGTCCTCCAGCCGGAGGAGGAGGTGGACGGTGTAGTCCTCCCGATCGGGGCGGTGGGTAAGCGTGACGTCGATAAGCGGCGGATCCTGCAGCGCCCCGCGCAGGCGATGCGTGAGGAGGGCGGCCTCGCGTGCCAGGGTGGCGTGGAGGGCCGTCGTCAACAGGTCCGGGTTGTTGCTGTGGATCCGCATCGGGTCATCTCCAGGCGTTGTTGGCGGGCTTGTACCCCGGCGCCGGTGCCGGGCTAGATCCATCGTGCGGTAGCGGGCGCGGCAAAGGCATCGACACCGCACCCAGCGACGCGACAATGCCGTGCACGTTTGGCTGGTGTTACTCCGAGGTGGGCAGTGCAACGCGGTGGGTCTGCCGGACCCAGTGGGGGAATGCAGCCGCGACGGGGGCAGCGGGTGCTCCACCCGCGACGGTGAGCCTCAACCGCTCCTCGTTCGTTCTAGCCATGGGCGGGCACCGGCTCGCCTGGCACGCAGCGGACCGGTGCCCGCCAAACCTGGAACGGATCGGAATCGGAGGTTGTTCGTGCGCAGACCGAGGTCGCAACCCCGGATCGCGCGCATGCTCGCTCTCATCGTCATCCTCAGCGCGCTCCCCCTCGCACCGTCTCTTGCCGTTACCGCCGCCAGCATCCAACCGTCCGGCCTGGTCGCCTACCTGGACCGCGGCAACAACCTGTGGGTCAGCCAGGACAGCGGCGCAGGCGCAGTCCAGCTCACCACAGCGGGCGGCTACACGGGGTTTGTCTGGTCGCCCGACGGCACCCGCCTGGCCGCCGTCGGCCCGGTCAGCGGCGGCGCGGGCGTGTCGCTGGTCGGGACCGACCCGAGCTTCGGCGTGCGTGAGCTGCACACCGGTACCGCGCCCGCCTGGTCCCCGGATAGCCGCCGCGTCGCGATCATCGACGGGGGGACGGTCCACATCTACGACCGCGAGGGAGGCTACCAGCGCAGCGTCGGTGTCGGAGCCGACGCCATCCAGTGGTCGCCCGACGGCCGGCGCATCGGCTTCACCCGCTGGCTGAGCGACCCCTACGGCACCGGCTGCGCCATCCGCGACCTCGGCTGGATCGACGCTGACACCGGCGCGAGCCACGGCGTCGCCCGCACGTTCGGCAAGTTCGCGTGGGCCGGGGACGGCGCTCGGCTCCTCTACGTCTCCGCGGACGACGGCACCGTTCGCGCCTTCGACACCCGCTCCGGCTCCGGGCAGCGCCTCTCCTCTCGGTCGGCCAATCCCTGCGGTGGGCCCTTCTTCACCAGCAACGACGGCCGCACGCTCTTCTTCCTGGACTACGGCGCGGGTGGGCGCGACCTCGTCGCCGTCAACCTGTCGTCGCTCCAAGAGCGGGTCTACCGGAACCTGCCGATCGGCTACCCGGCGCGCACGCTGCCCGACAGCTACGTCTCGGTCGACCCGCTGGCGCGCTTCGCCTACGTGGTGCAGACGTATCCGACCACCATCACCCGGGTCGATCTCCAGTCCGGCGCGCTCCAGCAGATGCTCTTCAACGACTACCGCATGGTGCTCGGCTTCTCGCCCGACCGCGACCGGGTCGCCCTGCTCGCCACACCCTACGGTGAGCCGAGCGTGACCTACATCCGCGATCTGACCACCGGCGAGGAGACCGCCTTCACCAACGTTGGCTGGCTCGCCTGGCAGGGGACGCCGATCACCGCCTCCACCGTGGATGCCTGGACCCGCGTCTGGGATCGGGAGGACCGCCCGGTCGCGGCGCTCGCGGCACACCGCACCTGGATCTGGGGCCCGGCCCCCTTCGCCACCCGCCAGGAGCCCTATCTCGAGGCGCCCGGTGGCCGTCGCGCGGTGCAGTACTACGACAAGAGCCGTATGGAGGTGACGCATCCCGACGGCGATCAGAGCAGCCGCTGGTACGTCACCAACGGCCTGCTGGTCAAAGAGTTGATCACCGGCCAGATGCAGGTCGGTGACGCCAGCTTCGTCGAGCGCGGCCCGGCACATGTCCCGGTGGCGGGGGACCCGGACGACACGCTTGGTCCGACCTACGCCACGCTCCAGGGTGTGCTCTCGGCCCCGCCGACCCCGGCCGGCACCGAGATCCGCGCGAGCATCGACCGGCACGGCAATGTCGGCAGCGACGGGCCGGGTGGCGTCTTCGCCCAGGAGTACATCCCGGACACCAACCACACCATCGCCGACGTCTTCTGGGCCTACCTCAACTCGCGCGGACTGGTCTGGGACGGGGCGAACTTCGTCGACGGGAAGCTGTTCGAGCCGACCTTCTTCGCCACCGGCTTCCCGATCACCGAACCCTACTGGACCAAGGCCAAGGTCGGGGGCGAGGTGAAGGACGTTCTCGTGCAGTGCTTCGAGCGGCGCTGCCTGACCTACACGCCGTCCAACCCGGAGGGGTGGAAGGTCGAGATGGGCAACGTCGGCCGTCACTACTACGCCTGGCGTTACGGCGGCTGATGTACGAGCGGGCGGCGGTTGCTAGCCACCGCCCGGACCCATCCACTGGCACCGGCCGCGGCCACCGTGCGCGCCGGGGCCAGCGTAGAGGGCCCGGGGCTCAAACGCTTGGTGTGAGTTAGGGCGCCGTGGCTACCAGGTGATCAGGTTCGCCACCGCCAGCAGCGGCCGTTCCCGCTGCCGATTCAGCCAGCAGCAGAGATTGTGCAGCGCCACCCGGGCCGCCAGCCGCGCCTGGAAACCCGCCAGGGTGTGCGGCCGCTCGCGTGCCAGCCCGAAGGTGTGCAGCAGTCGTCCAACGACCGTCTCCACGATCTGGCGATGGCGGGCCGCCCAGCGGCGGACCGCCTTGGGCCAGCGCCGCCGACTGCCCCGCTGCGGGGTGGCCACCAGCGTCACCCCGTAGGTGGCCGCCAGGTGCGCCTCGTAGCCCTCACCTCCAAAGCCACTGTCGGCCAGGTAGATCCCGACCGGGCTGCCGACACTGGGCAGGCGGGGATCGGGGTGCGCGCGGGCAGCGATCAGGGTCTCGGCCAGGGGACGCTCGTTGGTGCTGGCCGGGGCCACGCCCCAGCCGGTGATCACCCCTTCCAGGCTGACCGCGGTCAGCACGCGGAAGCCGGCAAACCAGCCCAGGCGCAAGCTGAAGCCGATGTTGGCCTCACCGGCCAACCAGCCCCGCCCGCGGCGCTTGGCGTTGCGTACCGGGGCCGGGGCCACATCGAGGACGTCACAGGGGACCGGTCCCCGCCCCAGCTGCTCGGCCAGATACAGCGCGAACTGAGCCAGGGCGGCCTGGTGGCGGCGCAGCAGGCGGTTGTATTGGCTGCGGTGGGGCAGGGTCGGGAAATAAGGCCGCAGGTGCCGCTCGGCGTAGCGATAGAAGTCCTGCTCACTGGAGAACCTCATCCACTGCCCGAAGATGGCCAGGGTCAAGACCTCGCTGCGGCTCAGGGCGGGGGCGGGACCGGGGCGGCGGGGCTCCGGGGGCAGGTGGGTCTGGCAGAAGGTGTCGACCAGGACATAGACTGTAATCAGGAAGGTGTCCACATCCATCGGGTGCTCCTTTCGTGGGAGACGGATACGAGCTATCTCCCGTATGGAAGTGGGCACCTTCCTGTGTCAAGAGGGCACAGCATGCCCCGGCTAACTCACACCAAGCGTTCAAGGCCCCGGGCTCACAACAAAAGCCGGCTGAAGCCGGCTGGGGCAGCCCTGGGTTACATCCGGGTGACACGGTGTCTACCGGTCTGCGGGGTGCCTGGGGGTTTACCCCCGGGCTGAATACTGAATAGGGGTAAGCCCACTGAAGGGGCTGTGGCGGCGACATCCGGGTGTATCCGGTTCGGCCTCCCACCGGGCACCGAGTCCATAGCCCGCTTTAGCGGGCTTCGTATTGTCAGCCCGGGGGTTTACCCCCGGGCACGGACCAGGCGCGGGGCTCCTTGCACCACCCATCCCGGCACTGCTGACAAGATGCCGGGCGAGGCTCCGTCCGACGCCAGCGCGTCCTATCAGGTGCAGGGTGTTCCCGTGCGAACTTGCGTATTGAGAGGGGAAAGCCTCATACTAACCGATGCTATGACGTGCGTGTCGGTCGTCATTGTCAATCACAACACGGCGGACCTCCTCGCTCGGTGCCTGGAGCACCTGCGCGCCAGCGTGGTCGATCGCCCGCTCGACATCTGGGTGGTGGACAATGGTTCCCGCGACGACAGCGCGGCGCTGGTCCGGGAGCGGTTCCCCGATGTCCGCCTGATCGTGTCGCCGCGAAACCTGGGCTTCGCTGGGGGCAATAACCTGGCACTGCGCCAGATCCTGGCCGAGGCGCCGCCCGGTCCCGCCCGCAGGAACCACTACGTCCTCCTCCTCAACACCGACTGCTTCGTCGAGCCCGATACCATCGCGCGGACGGCCCAGTTCCTCGACCGGCAGCCCGACGTCGGGATTGTGGGCCCGAAGGTGCTGCTGCCCGACGGCCGCCTCGACCTCGCCTGCCGTCGCTCGTTCCCCACACCGGCGAGCGCCTTCTGGAAGCTGACCGGGCTGAGCCGGCGTTTCCCGAACTCGCCGCGCTTCGCCCGGTACAACCTCACCTACCTTGACCCCGACAAGACCTATGAGGTCGACTCGGTCATGGGCGCCTATATGATGGTGCGGCTCGCTGCGATCGACGACGCCGGGCTGCTCGACGAGCGCTTCTTCATGTATGGCGAGGATCTCGACTGGGCGTACCGTATCAAACAGCATGGATGGCGCGTTTTCTATTATGCGGACGCCCGCGTCCTGCACGTCAAAGGTGCGACAAGTTCGCGCCAGAGCTACCGGCTGATCGTTGAGTTCTACCGGGCGATGTATCTCTTCCACCGGAAGCATTACGCGCCCGGCACCTTCGTCCTGCTGAACTGGCTGGTTACTGCGGGGATTATCGTCCGGGGCGGCTACGCGCTGTTCCGCAACCTGCTCCGCCCGGCCGGCGCCAAGCGCGTGGCCTGACGACGGAGGGGATGGGAACCTCTGGGAGATCGGGAGTGACCAAGACGAGCCTGCCAGCCGGGATGTCGGCCACACCGGGCGCACGCGATCACGCCCTGACGCGGCGTGCCACGCTGGCCCGGCGTCGCTGGACCGAGACGCTCTTCCTCGGCACGCAGGTGGCGCTCGACGCCCTGCTGGTGGCGCTGGCCTGGTTCATCGCCTACCGAGTGCCGGTGGCGCTCCACCTGCTGCGCCTGCCGCGCGAGTTCTCGACGATGCAGGGGTTGATCGTCCTCGGCATCATCGTCGGGACGACCCTGCTGGTCTTCGCGATCGGCGGTCTGTACCGCCTCGGGCGCGGCGCATCCCGCGTGGACACGTTCTACAAGATCTGCACCCATCTCTCGCTCGCGGTGCTCCTTGCCATCGCCGCCAACGCGATCGTCCTGCATGAGAACGTTGTCCTCTCGCGGCGGGTCCTGGTGCTGGGCTGGCTCCTGGCCATCGCCATGGTCACCACCGGGCGCTTGCTCCACAGCTTCGTCGTCGGTCAGGTGCGCCTGCGCGGGGTCGCGGTCGACCGGCTGTTGATCGTCGGCACCGGGACGAACGCGCGCATCGTCCACGACAAGATCCGCAAGATGCCGGAGCTGGGCTACCACCTGGTCGGCTTCCTGGCGCACCCGAGCGAGGGCACGCCGCCGGACACGGTCAATGGGGTGCCGGTCTACGGCACGACCGGGCGGCTGGCCGAGGTGGTGCGCCGCCACCGGATCGACGAGTTGATCTTGGCGCTTGAGGGAACACCGCACGCCGAGGCGCTCGATCTGGTCTACCAGGTGATGGACCTGCCGGTGAACATCCGCGTCTACCCCGACCTGTTCCGGCTCATCACCAACGACGAACTCACCGTGAGCGACCTCGGCGGGCTGCCGATGGTCACCGTGCGCACCGCCGGCCTGCGCACCTGGAGCCGCATTGTCAAGCGTGCGGTCGACCTGGCCGTGAGCAGCGCCGTCCTCGTCTTCTGCTCCCCGCTCATGCTGCTGCTCGCCATCCTGATCAAGCTCGACTCTCCCGGCCCGGTCTTCTTCGTCCAGGAACGGGTGGGGCACGACGGGGTCCCGTTCAACCTGCTCAAGTTCCGCTCGATGCCGGTGGACGCCGAGAAGGAGACCGGACCGGTCTGGGCCACGCCCGACGACCCGCGCCCGACCCGGATCGGCCGCTTCATGCGGCGCTACTCGTTGGACGAGCTGCCGCAGTTCATCAACGTCTTCCTCGGTGAGATGAGCGTCGTCGGCCCGCGCCCGGAGCGACCCCACTTCGTCGAGCAGTTCCGCCAGACAATCCCCTACTACATGGCGCGCCACCGGGAGAAGTCAGGCATCACCGGCTGGGCTCAGGTCAACGGCCTGCGCGGCGACACCTCGATCCAGGAGCGGACCCAGTACGATCTGTACTACGTCGAGAACTGGTCGCTGCTCTTCGACATCAAGATCATGATCAAGACCCTCGCCCGCATCATCAACGACGAGAACGCGTACTAGCCGGCCGGGAAGGATGGGAAAGCCATGCGAGTGCTGGTGACCGGTGGCGGAGGATTCATCGGCAGCCATCTGGTCGATGCCCTCCTCGCCCGCGGCGATGAGCCTGTCGTGCTGGACGACTGGTCCGGGGGCAGCCGTGACAACCTGCCGCCCGGCGTCGAGACCCTGGACATGGATGTCGCCGACCCCCGCACTGTCTCCGCCATTGCCGCGCTCCGCCCCGACGGCATCATCCACGGTGCGGCGCAGGTGAGCGTTCCCCGCTCGATGGCCGACCCGGACCGCGACCGCGCGGTCAACGTCGTCGGCACGGCGCACGTGCTGGCGGGCGCGCGGGAGGCGGGCTCACCGCGGGTGGTCTTCCTCTCCACCGGCGGCGGCATCTACGGGGAGAGCGACGGCGCCGACGAGATGACCCTGCCCCAACCCAAGAGCTACTACAGCGCGCACAAGTACCTGGCCGAGCGATACCTGGAGTACTCCGGCCTCCCCTACGCCATCGCCCGGCTGGCCAACGTCTATGGCCCACGCCAGCGGTCGGACCTGGAGGGCGGCGTGGTGGCGATCTTCACCGAGCGCCTGAGCGCCGGCCAGCCGATCACGATCTACGGCAGCGGAGAGCAGTACCGCGACTTCGTCTACGTGGCCGATGTGGTCGATGCGGTGCTCACGATGCTCGACAGTTCGGTCGATGGCATGTGGAACGTCGCGACCGGGGAGGCGACAACCGTGAACGCGCTGCTGGCCGCCCTCCAGGAGCGGCTCGGCTCGGCCTCGGCCATCGTCCACGAACCGCCCCGACCGGGCGACGTCTTCGCCTCGCGCCTGAGCATCGACCGCATCAAGGCCGACCTCGGCTGGTCCCCCCGCTACGACCTCGCCGCCGGCCTCGATGCGATGTTGAAGTGATGCGTGATGCGTGTTGCGTGTTGCGTGTTCCGTATCACTCCCCTCTCCCCTGGTGGGCTCCGTCCGAGAGGGGGCGGGGGTGAGGGGGACGTATGACGCATCACGCACGACTCTCATCCCCCGGACCGGGTCAACCGATCGAGCGGCGGCAGCGCCTGCTCGATCTCGGCCCGTCGGGACTCGTACCAGGGCGGCAGCTTCAGGCTCGTGCCCAACTCCTCCACCGGCTCGTCGACGGTGAAGCCGGGCCCGTCGGTGGCGATTTCGAACAACACCCCGCCCGGCTCGCGGAAGTAGATCGACCGGAAGTACTGCCGGTCGCGCACCGGTGTCACGTGGAAACCGGCCTCTATGAGCCGCTCCCGCCAGGCGCTTTGCGTCGCGTCGTTGGGCGTGCGCCAGGCGATGTGGTGTACCGTGCCCGCGCCCTCTTCCCCGCGGGGTGCTGAGGGCGGGCTGGCGACATCGATCACCGCCCGACTCGGGCCCTCGCCTACTTCGAAGCGCAGCCGATCGTTCTCCTCCGACACCAGCCGGAATTCCATCAGGTCGGTGAGGAGTCTTGCCGTCGGCTCCAGCGTCGTCACCCAGATGGTCGCGCCGTGGAAGCCGCGGATGGCGTGCTCGGCCGGCACCGGCCCGCCTGCCCAGACGCGCTGTGCCGGGCCGTCGTCCCGCGTAATCAGCTCGTACTGCAGCCCGTCGTGGTCGGCGAAGGCGATTACCTCCTCGTCAAGCCGTGCCGCCGGGCGCTCGACGGTCACGCCGTGGCTGGTGAGCCGATCCACCCAGTAGCCGGTCGAACCCGAGGGGATGGCGAAGGCGGTCACCACTACCTGCCCAGTGCCTGGCGGGCGCCGGGAGAGGTGCGGCCAGGGGAAGATCGTCAGGATCGTGCCCGGTGTCCCCACCTCGTCGCCATAGTAGAAGTGGTACGTGCCCGGCACGTCGAAGTTGACCGTGACCTTGATCAGGCGCAGCCCGAGCACGTCGGTGTAGAAGTCCAGGTTCCGCTGGGGGTCGGAGGAGATCGATGTGATGTGGTGAATGCCGGGGATGGTGTCGGCCATGTCCGCTCGCTCCCTCCATACACTGCACGATGTTCGGGGTGTCATCGGAACTCCCCCGTATCATACGCGCAGCGCCGGGGCCACGGTATGCCCCGGCGCTACAGTCTTCGGGGAGGGATGGAGAGCGGGATGCGCCTAGGCGGCGCTGCGGGCGGGCGGTGCGTCAGCTTGCGGCGCACGGTGCGCGGGCGCGACCCGCAGTCGGTGCCCCTGGCCGCCGCGGAGGATCACCAGATCAAGGTCGCCTCCGGCCGGGGTGCGCGCCAGCGCCTCCAGCAGGTGCCGCGGGTGGCGCACCGGCTCCTCCGCGATCGCGACGATCACATCGCCTGGCAGCAGCCCGGCCGTCTCGGCCGGCCCGCCGCGCTCGACGGCGGTAATCATCAACCCAGCCGCGACGCCGACCCGGCGCCGCAGGGCAGGCGGGAGCACCACCGGCAGTGCCGTGATCCCCAGCCATGGGGTCGGCTCGCCGATGTGTTCGACGAAGTCGGCCACCACGTGGCTGGGCACCGCCAGCGCCACCCCCGGTGAGGCGACCATCGCGTTGATCCCGACCACCCGCCCGGCGGCGTCCACCATCGGCCCGCCGGAGTTCCCGGGTGCCAGCGCCAGATCGGCGCGGATCAACTCGCGCTCGTCATCGTCGGAGGGCAGCGCACTCACGATGCCGAGGGTCAGCGCGTGGCTGAGCCCCATTGGGTGCCCCATTGCCAGCACGATCTGGCCGGGACGCAGGGTGCGGGAGTCGCCCACCTCGGCGGGCGCCAACCCTTCGCGCGGGACGCGGAGCGCGGCCAGGTCGTTGAGCCGGTCCCGCCCGACGACCCGCGCCAGCACGACGTCCTGGCTCCCGAGCCGCACGCGCGCCCGCTCCCCCGGCACGACATGGTCGTTGGTGATGATCAGGCCGTCGTCCGACCAGATGACGCCCGCCCCGGCGCCGCCGCTTCCGTTCTCGATGGTGACGACACTCGGCCGCAGGCGCTCGGCGACGGCCGTCACCGCCGCCCCGAGCGGTGCCAGCCGCCCTTGTGTGCTCAAACCGGTCATGGACTTACTCCCTACCGCTCGCCGACCGTCACCGTGGTGTCGGCGATCGCGCCGCCGCGGACGACCCGCACCGGCTGCTGCGTGCCGGCGCTGCCCGGGCCGAGCAGTGCCTGGAGCGACTGCGGGTCGGTCGTCGGCTGCCCGCCGAAGGCGATCACGATATCGCCCAACAGCAGCCCACCCCGCTCGGCCGGGCTGTCCGGCTCCACGCCGACGATCAGCAGCCCCGACTCCTGCGTCAGACCCAACTGGGACCGCAGCGCCTGGGGCAGTGCCACCGGCTGCGTCGCGATGCCCAGGTAGCCGCGTGTGACCTTACCCTTCGACACCAGCGCCTCGACCACCCGCTCCACCATCGCGGCCGGCAGCGTC
This genomic window from Sphaerobacter thermophilus DSM 20745 contains:
- a CDS encoding TolB family protein: MLALIVILSALPLAPSLAVTAASIQPSGLVAYLDRGNNLWVSQDSGAGAVQLTTAGGYTGFVWSPDGTRLAAVGPVSGGAGVSLVGTDPSFGVRELHTGTAPAWSPDSRRVAIIDGGTVHIYDREGGYQRSVGVGADAIQWSPDGRRIGFTRWLSDPYGTGCAIRDLGWIDADTGASHGVARTFGKFAWAGDGARLLYVSADDGTVRAFDTRSGSGQRLSSRSANPCGGPFFTSNDGRTLFFLDYGAGGRDLVAVNLSSLQERVYRNLPIGYPARTLPDSYVSVDPLARFAYVVQTYPTTITRVDLQSGALQQMLFNDYRMVLGFSPDRDRVALLATPYGEPSVTYIRDLTTGEETAFTNVGWLAWQGTPITASTVDAWTRVWDREDRPVAALAAHRTWIWGPAPFATRQEPYLEAPGGRRAVQYYDKSRMEVTHPDGDQSSRWYVTNGLLVKELITGQMQVGDASFVERGPAHVPVAGDPDDTLGPTYATLQGVLSAPPTPAGTEIRASIDRHGNVGSDGPGGVFAQEYIPDTNHTIADVFWAYLNSRGLVWDGANFVDGKLFEPTFFATGFPITEPYWTKAKVGGEVKDVLVQCFERRCLTYTPSNPEGWKVEMGNVGRHYYAWRYGG
- a CDS encoding transposase, whose amino-acid sequence is MDVDTFLITVYVLVDTFCQTHLPPEPRRPGPAPALSRSEVLTLAIFGQWMRFSSEQDFYRYAERHLRPYFPTLPHRSQYNRLLRRHQAALAQFALYLAEQLGRGPVPCDVLDVAPAPVRNAKRRGRGWLAGEANIGFSLRLGWFAGFRVLTAVSLEGVITGWGVAPASTNERPLAETLIAARAHPDPRLPSVGSPVGIYLADSGFGGEGYEAHLAATYGVTLVATPQRGSRRRWPKAVRRWAARHRQIVETVVGRLLHTFGLARERPHTLAGFQARLAARVALHNLCCWLNRQRERPLLAVANLITW
- a CDS encoding glycosyltransferase family 2 protein; protein product: MTCVSVVIVNHNTADLLARCLEHLRASVVDRPLDIWVVDNGSRDDSAALVRERFPDVRLIVSPRNLGFAGGNNLALRQILAEAPPGPARRNHYVLLLNTDCFVEPDTIARTAQFLDRQPDVGIVGPKVLLPDGRLDLACRRSFPTPASAFWKLTGLSRRFPNSPRFARYNLTYLDPDKTYEVDSVMGAYMMVRLAAIDDAGLLDERFFMYGEDLDWAYRIKQHGWRVFYYADARVLHVKGATSSRQSYRLIVEFYRAMYLFHRKHYAPGTFVLLNWLVTAGIIVRGGYALFRNLLRPAGAKRVA
- a CDS encoding undecaprenyl-phosphate glucose phosphotransferase, producing the protein MTKTSLPAGMSATPGARDHALTRRATLARRRWTETLFLGTQVALDALLVALAWFIAYRVPVALHLLRLPREFSTMQGLIVLGIIVGTTLLVFAIGGLYRLGRGASRVDTFYKICTHLSLAVLLAIAANAIVLHENVVLSRRVLVLGWLLAIAMVTTGRLLHSFVVGQVRLRGVAVDRLLIVGTGTNARIVHDKIRKMPELGYHLVGFLAHPSEGTPPDTVNGVPVYGTTGRLAEVVRRHRIDELILALEGTPHAEALDLVYQVMDLPVNIRVYPDLFRLITNDELTVSDLGGLPMVTVRTAGLRTWSRIVKRAVDLAVSSAVLVFCSPLMLLLAILIKLDSPGPVFFVQERVGHDGVPFNLLKFRSMPVDAEKETGPVWATPDDPRPTRIGRFMRRYSLDELPQFINVFLGEMSVVGPRPERPHFVEQFRQTIPYYMARHREKSGITGWAQVNGLRGDTSIQERTQYDLYYVENWSLLFDIKIMIKTLARIINDENAY
- a CDS encoding NAD-dependent epimerase/dehydratase family protein translates to MRVLVTGGGGFIGSHLVDALLARGDEPVVLDDWSGGSRDNLPPGVETLDMDVADPRTVSAIAALRPDGIIHGAAQVSVPRSMADPDRDRAVNVVGTAHVLAGAREAGSPRVVFLSTGGGIYGESDGADEMTLPQPKSYYSAHKYLAERYLEYSGLPYAIARLANVYGPRQRSDLEGGVVAIFTERLSAGQPITIYGSGEQYRDFVYVADVVDAVLTMLDSSVDGMWNVATGEATTVNALLAALQERLGSASAIVHEPPRPGDVFASRLSIDRIKADLGWSPRYDLAAGLDAMLK
- a CDS encoding ring-cleaving dioxygenase translates to MADTIPGIHHITSISSDPQRNLDFYTDVLGLRLIKVTVNFDVPGTYHFYYGDEVGTPGTILTIFPWPHLSRRPPGTGQVVVTAFAIPSGSTGYWVDRLTSHGVTVERPAARLDEEVIAFADHDGLQYELITRDDGPAQRVWAGGPVPAEHAIRGFHGATIWVTTLEPTARLLTDLMEFRLVSEENDRLRFEVGEGPSRAVIDVASPPSAPRGEEGAGTVHHIAWRTPNDATQSAWRERLIEAGFHVTPVRDRQYFRSIYFREPGGVLFEIATDGPGFTVDEPVEELGTSLKLPPWYESRRAEIEQALPPLDRLTRSGG
- a CDS encoding S1C family serine protease; the encoded protein is MTGLSTQGRLAPLGAAVTAVAERLRPSVVTIENGSGGAGAGVIWSDDGLIITNDHVVPGERARVRLGSQDVVLARVVGRDRLNDLAALRVPREGLAPAEVGDSRTLRPGQIVLAMGHPMGLSHALTLGIVSALPSDDDERELIRADLALAPGNSGGPMVDAAGRVVGINAMVASPGVALAVPSHVVADFVEHIGEPTPWLGITALPVVLPPALRRRVGVAAGLMITAVERGGPAETAGLLPGDVIVAIAEEPVRHPRHLLEALARTPAGGDLDLVILRGGQGHRLRVAPAHRAPQADAPPARSAA